The Rhizobium sp. CCGE531 genomic sequence CAAAAGGATAGAGCGGTTTCGCGATTCGAAGAAAAGCGGAAGTGCTCTAGGTCACTTGCCGGTGAAATGGGGTTTCCGCCGCTCGGCAAAGGCGGCGCGGCCCTCGGCATAGTCGGCGCTGTCGAAGGTTTCGGCGCCGATCACCTCCGCTTCGCGCAGCAGGTCTCTATCCTGCTCGATGGCGGCGCGGATCGCGAGTTTCGAGGCATGCAGCGCGATCGGCGCATTGGCTGCGATCGCATGGGCGAGGGCAGAGACCTCGCTGTCGAAAGCGTCCGCCTCGATTTCCTCCAGAAGAAAGCCGGCGGCAACCATCTTCTCGCTCGACATGGGAGCGCCCGTGAACAACGTGACCTTGGCCATCTGCGCCCCAAGGGCGTTGACGATGTCCTGCACCGCATCGGCGGGATAGGCGATGCCGAGGCGAACGGCGGGCACGGAAAACCGTGCGCCGCGTTCGGCGATCCGCAAATCGCAGGCAGCCGCCAGCCCGAAGCCGCCGCCATAGCAGATG encodes the following:
- a CDS encoding enoyl-CoA hydratase-related protein; translation: MNFEHDFAGGLIQATCSDAIGTITVRNPDRKNAVTAAMWRAIPQAVRMLTDKAHTHVVVLRGTGADFSAGADISEFDNLRKNAETAVAYEALNSQAFEAIRHCRVPTIAAIRGICYGGGFGLAAACDLRIAERGARFSVPAVRLGIAYPADAVQDIVNALGAQMAKVTLFTGAPMSSEKMVAAGFLLEEIEADAFDSEVSALAHAIAANAPIALHASKLAIRAAIEQDRDLLREAEVIGAETFDSADYAEGRAAFAERRKPHFTGK